GCCATGCAGGAGGTCACGTCCTACGGCAACTTCTTCAACTTCTTCATGTGTGGCGTGCGGATCCAGACCGACCTCGGTACGAGCCCGTGGATCAGCTCCGACGCCGCGAGGTGCGGGCGATGAGGACCGTCACTCCCGACCGGCTGGCCGTCCGCGGGATCATCGGGACGATCGTGATGGCTGTGGTCGTCTTGGCCGCGCTCAATATCAACCGGCTCCCGCTGATCGGCAGCAACGACGTCCTTCATGTCCAGTTCGCCGAGGCTGGCGGGCTCCGCGGCGGGGACGACGTGCTGATCTCGGGCGCCAAGGTCGGCAAGGTCCGCGACGTCCGGCTCGACGGAGTGCATGTCGTCGCCGACATCGTCATGTCGGATCGCGACGTGGAGCTCGGCGACCTGACCGAGGCACGGATCGTCACGGTGACCCTGCTCGGGAGGGCGGCGATCGAGCTCGAACCACGTGGCTCCGGTGCGCTGAAGGTGGGCGAGACCATCCCGCCGGCGCGCACGTCCTCGCCGTACAACCTGACCAGCACGCTGGGTGAGCTGTCCGACACCTCGGCCGGGATCGACAAGGGCCAGCTCGCGCGCGCCCTCCAGGAAGCGTCGTCGACCCTGAGCACCGCCAGCCCGGACCTCGGGCCTGCGCTCGACGGCATCACGGCCCTGTCGTCGGCGGTGTCCGCGAACGACGACGAGCTCCGGTCGCTGGTCGATCGGGCAGACCGGGTGACCGGAGTCCTGGCCGGGCGCGACCAGGAGATCGCCTCGCTCCTCGGCGCGGGCAGGTCCCTGCTGTCGGAGCTCGATGCCCG
This genomic interval from Nocardioides cavernaquae contains the following:
- a CDS encoding MCE family protein, encoding MRTVTPDRLAVRGIIGTIVMAVVVLAALNINRLPLIGSNDVLHVQFAEAGGLRGGDDVLISGAKVGKVRDVRLDGVHVVADIVMSDRDVELGDLTEARIVTVTLLGRAAIELEPRGSGALKVGETIPPARTSSPYNLTSTLGELSDTSAGIDKGQLARALQEASSTLSTASPDLGPALDGITALSSAVSANDDELRSLVDRADRVTGVLAGRDQEIASLLGAGRSLLSELDARQDTVISLLHSARSLATQLRLTLKDTDDVIGPALDELDQVVALLNKNRKNLQDSITGLRNYATSISEALASGPWFDIYIQNLTSPASMAPILSGMIP